A portion of the Calothrix sp. 336/3 genome contains these proteins:
- a CDS encoding AI-2E family transporter has product MNNPQHQPNEKTFWSKFSTNTLVRFLLFAACGWVLVKVFWYFKDVVFIFTFATILALILNYPLRYLERFLKRGLALGTVIVISLLTIIFIFVFVGNVLITQLQQLVGLLLQIISSNNNPINQLQSILATRNIPINLEAIETQIRNWFVYGMNMILGFLPNFLESYVGFIIIIVIAFFMLTDGEQIWQLILKMIPHNQRDRFAKSIQKNFIGFLRGQLLISCILSIATFLVFALLRVPFPFLLAITVGLFDLIPGIGATLGVSLVFLIILVQSGWIVAIKVLIACIVLQQIQDNFIAPRVMQSTVHLNPIVVFFALLIGTKIAGLLGVFLSIPIAGVIVSLLDIEELAN; this is encoded by the coding sequence ATGAATAACCCTCAACATCAGCCAAATGAAAAAACTTTCTGGAGTAAATTTAGTACTAATACACTAGTTCGATTCTTACTGTTTGCTGCTTGTGGTTGGGTATTAGTCAAAGTTTTTTGGTACTTCAAAGATGTAGTTTTTATATTTACCTTTGCAACAATTTTAGCACTCATTCTTAACTATCCTCTACGCTACCTGGAACGGTTCTTGAAGAGAGGTCTTGCCTTGGGTACAGTTATAGTCATCAGTTTATTAACAATCATTTTTATATTTGTATTTGTTGGTAATGTATTAATTACACAACTCCAACAATTAGTAGGTTTATTATTACAAATTATTAGTTCTAATAACAATCCTATTAATCAATTACAAAGCATATTAGCCACTCGAAATATTCCCATAAATTTAGAGGCAATAGAAACACAAATTCGCAACTGGTTTGTGTATGGAATGAATATGATTTTAGGTTTTTTACCCAATTTCTTAGAAAGTTATGTTGGATTTATCATTATTATTGTAATTGCCTTTTTTATGCTGACTGATGGAGAGCAAATCTGGCAACTGATTCTTAAGATGATTCCCCATAATCAACGCGATCGCTTTGCAAAATCTATTCAAAAAAACTTCATTGGTTTCTTGCGAGGTCAATTGCTAATCTCATGTATTCTGAGTATTGCTACTTTTTTAGTTTTCGCACTTCTTCGTGTTCCATTCCCGTTTTTGCTAGCTATAACTGTGGGACTTTTTGACTTGATTCCTGGTATCGGAGCTACACTAGGAGTTAGTTTGGTTTTTCTAATTATCTTAGTACAAAGCGGTTGGATTGTTGCTATTAAAGTATTGATAGCGTGTATAGTTTTGCAACAAATTCAAGATAATTTCATTGCACCTCGTGTAATGCAAAGTACAGTTCACTTAAATCCTATAGTAGTATTTTTTGCTCTTTTAATTGGTACAAAAATAGCTGGGTTATTAGGAGTATTCCTTTCTATACCAATTGCTGGAGTTATTGTAAGTTTGTTAGATATTGAGGAATTAGCAAACTAA
- a CDS encoding DUF2254 domain-containing protein — translation MKNVKLGKLWDTLHSSYWFIPSIMAILTTALAFTMLMLDRTGKAGISYWWSYTGGADGARSVLGAVAGSMISVAATAFSITIVALQLAASNFGPRLLRNFMQDTGNQVVLGTFISTFIYCLLILRTIHGEGDGYSEFVPQISVTCGILLAIISIGVLIYFIDHASTIIQASHIIENVSDDLDKAIDRLFPTKIGRSDPFAQEVAEIPDNFDLVASPVIVNKNGYIQAIDDEELMKIARKNNLLLRVESQPGKFIVKDSHLVMVFPGKFVNKKFTKQINNCFILGKERSEQQDIEFPIDQLVEIALRALSPGINDPFTAIRCVDRLGAGLSRLAQKDFPSPYRYDEDHKLRAIAFGVTFEGLVDSAFNGIRQYARSDTSVTIRLLEAIENIATYINNPKYQVVLQRHAEMILRGSQDGLPEELDRQDVQKQYDSTIQALKNQTLAERKK, via the coding sequence ATGAAAAATGTCAAATTAGGCAAACTGTGGGATACGCTCCACTCAAGTTATTGGTTCATTCCCTCAATTATGGCTATACTTACCACTGCGTTGGCATTCACAATGTTAATGCTCGATCGCACAGGTAAGGCGGGTATTAGTTATTGGTGGAGCTACACTGGTGGAGCAGATGGAGCGCGATCGGTTTTAGGAGCAGTTGCAGGTTCAATGATTAGCGTTGCTGCTACTGCCTTTTCAATTACAATCGTGGCGCTTCAGTTAGCTGCTTCCAATTTTGGTCCCCGTCTCCTGCGTAATTTCATGCAGGACACTGGCAATCAAGTTGTCCTTGGCACATTTATAAGTACGTTTATCTACTGCTTGCTCATACTTCGGACTATTCATGGTGAGGGAGATGGATATAGTGAGTTTGTACCGCAAATTTCGGTTACCTGCGGTATTTTACTGGCAATTATTAGCATCGGAGTTTTGATTTATTTTATCGATCATGCTTCTACAATAATTCAGGCTTCGCACATCATCGAAAACGTTAGTGATGACTTAGATAAAGCCATTGATCGCTTATTTCCCACAAAAATCGGACGTAGTGACCCATTCGCACAAGAAGTTGCAGAAATACCTGACAATTTTGACTTGGTTGCAAGTCCTGTAATAGTTAATAAGAATGGTTACATACAAGCAATTGATGACGAAGAATTGATGAAAATTGCCCGAAAAAATAATCTTTTATTGCGCGTTGAGTCTCAACCAGGAAAGTTTATTGTTAAGGACAGTCATTTAGTTATGGTTTTTCCTGGTAAATTTGTTAATAAAAAATTTACCAAACAAATCAATAATTGCTTTATTTTGGGTAAAGAACGTAGCGAACAACAAGATATTGAGTTTCCCATCGATCAGTTAGTAGAAATTGCCCTACGTGCGCTTTCTCCAGGGATTAATGACCCATTTACTGCTATTCGCTGTGTTGATAGACTAGGCGCTGGACTGTCCCGTTTAGCCCAAAAAGATTTTCCTTCACCCTACCGCTACGATGAAGATCATAAATTACGTGCGATCGCCTTTGGGGTAACATTTGAGGGATTGGTTGATAGTGCCTTTAATGGAATTCGCCAATATGCACGCTCTGATACATCAGTAACCATTCGTTTATTAGAAGCGATTGAGAATATTGCAACTTACATCAACAATCCTAAATACCAAGTAGTTTTACAGCGTCATGCAGAGATGATTTTGCGCGGTAGCCAAGACGGTTTACCAGAAGAACTAGATCGCCAGGATGTGCAAAAGCAATATGACAGTACAATTCAAGCTTTAAAAAATCAGACCTTAGCTGAAAGAAAAAAATGA
- a CDS encoding potassium channel family protein: MSSPKLSQKQALEKERGEVLQQLEDWLEIPMLVLGFVWLALFIIEIVWGLNPFLEAVSITIWIIFILDFLLKLAIAPHKIFYIKNNWLTAISLMLPALRSFRIIRVIRILRTTRVVRGLQLLRVMTRANRGMRVLGASISRRGFGYVVALTAIVTVIGAAGMYAFENEVPGESGLHDYSTAFWWTAMLMTTMGSDYSPKTPEGRVLCFFLALYAFAVFGYVTATLATFFIGRDADDDEAELAGAKSIQMLQSEIAALREEIQELLHQNSQR; encoded by the coding sequence ATGAGTAGTCCAAAGCTTTCCCAAAAGCAAGCCCTAGAAAAAGAACGCGGCGAAGTCTTGCAACAGTTGGAAGATTGGCTAGAAATTCCAATGCTGGTGCTGGGTTTTGTATGGCTGGCACTATTCATCATCGAGATAGTCTGGGGGTTAAATCCTTTCCTGGAAGCCGTTAGCATCACTATTTGGATTATTTTTATCTTAGATTTTCTCCTGAAACTAGCGATCGCTCCTCATAAAATTTTTTATATCAAAAACAACTGGCTAACAGCTATTTCTCTGATGTTGCCAGCACTACGTAGTTTTCGGATTATACGAGTTATACGGATATTACGAACAACCAGGGTTGTGCGAGGGCTACAACTGTTGCGAGTCATGACTCGTGCTAACCGAGGAATGCGGGTTTTAGGAGCCAGTATTAGCCGTCGAGGGTTTGGTTATGTTGTGGCATTGACTGCGATCGTTACTGTCATAGGAGCAGCAGGGATGTATGCCTTTGAAAACGAAGTTCCTGGGGAATCAGGGCTGCACGATTACAGCACTGCTTTCTGGTGGACAGCAATGCTAATGACAACAATGGGTTCTGACTATTCGCCCAAAACGCCCGAAGGACGAGTACTTTGCTTTTTCTTAGCCTTATATGCTTTTGCCGTGTTTGGTTATGTCACTGCAACTTTAGCGACCTTTTTTATTGGTCGTGATGCTGATGATGATGAAGCCGAGTTAGCTGGAGCAAAATCAATTCAAATGCTTCAGAGTGAAATTGCTGCTTTGCGGGAGGAAATTCAAGAATTATTGCATCAAAATTCACAGCGTTGA
- a CDS encoding DUF1993 domain-containing protein, with protein MESQKIIALQNIFNSRLDTLSHLLKVGESHFSDDVESLLQRRIAPDMLPFGTQIAFTCNQPRNFALWCLGQSDNNLNPNVASLAQARDYISSTQELLKTINVDDSKLSEIKRMDFGQGLYIELSGISYVDDFLMPNFYFHLVTAYDILRMAEVPIGKRDFMMHLVPFIKHQGDS; from the coding sequence ATGGAAAGTCAGAAGATTATAGCCCTACAAAATATCTTCAACTCTCGGCTAGATACCTTGAGTCATCTCTTAAAGGTGGGAGAGAGTCATTTCTCAGATGATGTAGAATCTCTATTGCAGCGCCGCATAGCACCTGATATGTTGCCTTTTGGCACACAAATTGCATTTACTTGTAATCAACCTCGCAACTTTGCATTATGGTGCTTAGGACAGTCGGATAATAACCTGAACCCTAACGTAGCATCTTTAGCTCAGGCTCGTGATTATATTTCATCCACTCAGGAACTCCTGAAAACTATCAATGTTGATGATTCTAAGCTTTCCGAAATAAAGCGTATGGATTTTGGACAAGGGCTATACATAGAATTATCTGGAATTTCCTATGTGGATGATTTTTTGATGCCCAACTTTTACTTCCATCTAGTGACAGCTTACGATATCTTGCGTATGGCAGAAGTACCTATCGGCAAGCGTGATTTTATGATGCATTTGGTACCTTTTATCAAACACCAAGGAGACTCATAA